One window of the Micropterus dolomieu isolate WLL.071019.BEF.003 ecotype Adirondacks linkage group LG08, ASM2129224v1, whole genome shotgun sequence genome contains the following:
- the emd gene encoding emerin (Emery-Dreifuss muscular dystrophy) gives MSLSEKSNAELGKLLTEYGIKHGPIVESTRRLYEKKLETAMEKAVVKPSPDKTYYREEVEEITYITYQSPVRREVHWGMVKQRGNAGTNEDESERVVEPPIQSTNNTANHSTVQSKEPVRKSGGRVWRVIWLLLLLAVLAAVFYYYAYCQVINQEETGENAENPSGIE, from the exons ATGTCTTTGAGTGAGAAAAGTAATGCGGAGCTCGGGAAGTTGCTCACTGAGTATGGCATCAAACACGGACCCATAGTCG AGTCTACTCGAAGGCTGTATGAGAAGAAGCTTGAAACGGCCATGGAGAAGGCTGTAGTGAAGCCCTCGCCTGATAAGACCTACTACAGAGAGGAAG TGGAAGAAATTACCTACATCACATACCAGAGTCCG GTTAGACGTGAGGTTCATTGGGGCAT GGTGAAGCAAAGAGGCAACGCTGGGACAAATGAAGACGAATCAGAACGAGTTGTGGA GCCTCCTATCCAGAGCACTAACAacacagccaatcacagcacagtacaATCCAAGGAGCCAGTCAGAAAGTCTGGAGGCCGTGTGTGGAGAGTGAtttggctgctgctgcttttagctgtgttagcaGCTGTCTTCTACTACTACGCCTACTGCCAAGTGATAAACCAAGAAGAAACTggagaaaatgcagaaaatccTTCTGGGATTGAATGA
- the LOC123975000 gene encoding ninjurin-1-like yields the protein MFVSFRSICWWIVKEPGCRRLNVNHYATKKTVAQSMLDVALLMANSSQLKAVIFVGPHYQFYYPVIVLLSMSIMLQVMVGLLLIFIVKYDLNNIRKQSKLNMMNNIVTVLVFFTVIINIFTTALGFEGLAVRSPEMLIPETQFSLPPTDFNMTDIH from the exons ATGTTCGTGAGTTTTAGAAGCATTTGTTGGTGGATTGTGAAAGAGCCAGG TTGTCGCCGCCTCAACGTGAATCACTATGCCACCAAGAAGACTGTGGCTCAGAGCATGCTGGACGTTGCCTTGCTCATGGCCAACTCATCCCAGCTGAAGGCCGTTATCTTTGTGGGGCCTCATTACCAGTTCTACTACCCCGTTATTGTCCTGCTGTCTATGTCCATCATGTTACAGGTCATGGTGGGCCTGCTGCTCATCTTTATTG TGAAGTATGATCTTAACAACATCAGGAAACAAAGCAAGTTGAACATGATGAACAACATAGTGACGGTCTTAGTCTTCTTCACTGTCATCATCAACATCTTCACTACAGCGCTTGGATTTGAGGGACTTGCTGTCAG GTCCCCTGAGATGTTGATACCAGAGACTCAATTTTCCCTTCCGCCCACCGATTTTAACATGACTGACATTCACTGA
- the LOC123974454 gene encoding ninjurin-1-like yields MDTDHRRNGEDTALDDIEAPTAPSGKSCRRLNVNHYATKKTVAQSMLDVALLMANSSQLKAIIFVGPHYQFYYPLIVLLSMSIMLQVMVGLLLIFIGK; encoded by the exons ATGGACACAGACCACAGGCGGAACGGAGAGGACACAGCTCTGGATGACATAGAG GCACCGACTGCCCCCTCTGGAAAAAGTTGTCGCCGCCTCAACGTGAATCACTATGCCACCAAGAAGACTGTGGCTCAGAGCATGCTGGACGTTGCCTTGCTCATGGCCAACTCGTCCCAGCTGAAGGCCATTATCTTTGTGGGGCCTCATTACCAGTTCTACTACCCCCTTATTGTCCTGCTGTCTATGTCCATCATGTTACAGGTCATGGTGGGCCTGCTGCTCATCTTTATTGGCAAGTGA
- the mrpl49 gene encoding mitochondrial ribosomal protein L49, translated as MAARFTLGSTVLRGAFSLHSQTAGLSAAGLRFVCSAAPAEKKTVILESTEEYKFVERLIPPSRVPAPPKHAGPTPSGWTPPADSPPPLPYMIRRSRMHNIPVYTDQTCGSRRTTLVRKVEGDIWALEKDVKQYLQEVTGRELPTQVNEVTMTLKVKGHFDKELKEWLTNKGF; from the coding sequence ATGGCGGCTCGCTTCACCCTCGGGTCCACCGTGCTCCGCGGAGCTTTCAGCCTGCACAGCCAGACTGCGGGTCTCTCTGCCGCCGGGCTCAGGTTTGTTTGTAGCGCTGCTCCAGCAGAAAAAAAGACGGTGATATTAGAGTCTACGGAGGAGTATAAGTTCGTAGAGCGGCTCATCCCACCGTCACGGGTCCCCGCTCCGCCTAAACACGCCGGGCCCACTCCGTCTGGCTGGACCCCTCCGGCAGATTCTCCGCCGCCTCTGCCGTACATGATCCGCCGCTCCCGCATGCACAACATCCCCGTTTACACCGACCAAACATGCGGCAGCCGCAGGACGACGCTAGTACGGAAAGTGGAGGGGGACATTTGGGCTCTGGAGAAGGACGTGAAGCAGTACCTGCAGGAGGTGACGGGGAGAGAGCTGCCCACACAGGTCAACGAGGTCACCATGACCctgaaggtcaaaggtcactttGATAAGGAGCTGAAGGAATGGCTGACAAACAAAGGCTTCTGA
- the haus7 gene encoding HAUS augmin-like complex subunit 7 → MAGVSREKRLERNVYDALQAASCPLVESLYLQEAESMLQLLCAPSQHRTDILAWIFCSINPNFASSKAMSMRSKDPDVLTKEMAVLGHDLMLCKADDLDLIRGDASPPRQLQFLEQLLALVPGCKKSAGHTVDAAMLLNELYAAENLPHLIQMLTPTFDPWPSHIKALCKGTKSSNKPSREEDADVAALLQQTQSALEQLQSECEFLNNEAQSPGVFSPSSLRVAARDLQQLMATFSHVYETDLRAYCSRDPPSFSTETEVFQRVHQLLLACITELEMLKEVSEASVSMTEDVNQIQTQPCHWSRGEKRTLPDQLEELTRKMLLMASLTSCSADTSQNTSKHQCAEVSPARKIMQ, encoded by the exons ATGGCGGGTGTCTCGAGAGAAAAACGACTTGAACGAAACGTCTATGACGCACTGCAG GCTGCGTCTTGTCCCTTGGTAGAAAGTCTGTACCTGCAGGAAGCGGAGAGtatgctgcagctgctgtgtgctCCCTCGCAGCACCGCACTGACATACTGGCATGGATCTTCTGCAG CATCAACCCAAACTTTGCCAGTTCCAAGGCGATGTCGATGAGATCCAAAGATCCAGATGTTCTGACTAAAG AGATGGCTGTGCTTGGGCATGACCTGATGTTGTGCAAAGCAGATGACCTGGACCTGATCAGG GGCGATGCGAGTCCTCCAAGGCAGCTTCAGTTCCTGGAGCAGCTCTTGGCTCTAGTCCCCGGTTGCAAGAAGTCTGCTGGCCACACAGTGGATGCAGCGATGCTGCTGAACGAGCTCTACGCTGCTGAGAACCTGCCACACCTCATACAAATGCTCACACCCACATTCGATCCCTGGCCTTCACACATCAA GGCTCTATGCAAGGGCACCAAGTCATCCAATAAGCCAAGCAGAGAAGAGGATGCTGATGTTGCCGCCCTGCTGCAGCAAACTCAGTCAGCACTGGAGCAGCTACAGTCAGAG TGTGAATTCCTGAACAATGAGGCGCAGAGTCCTGGCGTCTTCTCTCCGAGCTCATTGCGTGTGGCGGCACGTGACCTCCAGCAGTTGATGGCTACTTTCAGCCACGTTTACGAAACAGACTTGAGAGCTTATTGCAGCAGAGATCCCCCCAGCTTCAGCACAGAGACCGAAGTCTTCCAGAGGGTTCACCAACTGCTGCTGGCCTGCATCACG GAGTTAGAAATGCTTAAAGAAGTTTCAGAAGCTTCAGTGTCCATGACTGAGGATGTAAACCAAATACAAACACAGCCCTGCCActggagcagaggagagaagcgCACGTTAC cGGACCAATTGGAGGAACTTACTAGAAAAATGCTTCTGATGGCATCCCTTACCTCATGTAGTGCAGACACCAGCCAAAACACTTCAAAACACCAGTGTGCTGAAGTGAGCCCCGCACGCAAAATAATGCAGTAG
- the las1l gene encoding ribosomal biogenesis protein LAS1L encodes MKKKSAEKKRHVVAWVNKAEWDQVLEYLYSKDSALQRYALQRVSAWRGRYANSTPVAVDCTADLVRCQVLDRSGQLDGDDLVLLYGAALVRFVNLITERQQGRTARPLRRLAGNLNIPEWVVDLRHDFTHRKLPTLKWCRKGCKVVLEWLQQEYWSRQLGGGPSEDWESQSDVEDEEVELKRQEDELIARQKEMEAYKNARELLISFEKEQFQAFDGHPEGEEKGLWPAPFADMSWLLGEIKQFALESSDLLIDVLLEDGFLVPTVEQLETLGCDTTDSASPPEHRIPPTFLRFWLPLLKMLNSPSFIHLLLEKLFVELKLLAKEQNNHRAFYIPAWISEVILCNSNKFEYHFETKGQKKARMKERIFVNRIQLRWQQLLTACLDAPCISTPHLLQLILDDMEHPLPLETRQRLLQLCSIYTQTTHSEFEAPPQSKHQPIYTLESLHEKLQHSKRRSHPRHSTGESEMSESSQPDVQVEKARLLRGSPWQICTDKVWWKNYPLGKVPGQSDDPSCLMVENYSTMTVFDQPVDLESSATHNVPGASAPVRTSEGLLWNHGDVNKLKSGLQLF; translated from the coding sequence atgaagaaaaagagCGCAGAGAAGAAACGCCATGTGGTAGCATGGGTCAACAAAGCGGAGTGGGATCAAGTCCTGGAGTACCTGTACTCTAAGGATTCCGCCCTGCAGAGGTATGCACTGCAGAGGGTATCCGCGTGGAGGGGCAGGTATGCCAACAGCACGCCCGTGGCGGTGGACTGCACGGCGGACCTGGTAAGGTGCCAGGTGCTGGACAGGTCGGGACAGCTGGACGGAGATGATCTGGTCCTGCTGTACGGAGCGGCCCTGGTGAGGTTTGTCAATCTGATCACTGAGCGACAGCAGGGCAGAACAGCCCGTCCACTGAGGCGGCTGGCTGGCAACCTGAACATCCCAGAGTGGGTGGTGGACCTGAGGCATGATTTCACACACCGGAAGCTCCCTACCTTGAAATGGTGTCGAAAGGGGTGTAAGGTGGTTCTGGAGTGGCTCCAGCAGGAGTACTGGTCCAGGCAGCTGGGAGGAGGGCCCAGTGAGGACTGGGAATCGCAGTCGGATGTAGAGGATGAAGAGGTTGAACTGAAACGCCAGGAGGATGAGCTCATTGCGAGGCAGAAAGAAATGGAAGCCTACAAGAACGCACGGGAACTTCTGATTTCATTTGAAAAGGAGCAGTTCCAGGCTTTTGACGGGCACCCTGAAGGCGAAGAGAAGGGATTGTGGCCAGCCCCCTTTGCTGACATGAGCTGGTTACTAGGTGAGATCAAGCAGTTTGCTTTGGAGTCGAGTGATTTGCTGATTGATGTGTTGTTGGAAGATGGATTTCTAGTTCCTACTGTGGAACAACTGGAAACGTTAGGCTGTGACACCACTGACAGTGCCAGTCCCCCTGAACACAGGATCCCTCCAACCTTCCTGCGTTTTTGGCTGCCCCTCCTGAAGATGCTCAACTCACCGTCCTTTATTCACCTCCTGCTGGAGAAGCTCTTTGTCGAACTGAAGCTGCTCGCCAAAGAGCAGAACAATCACAGGGCGTTCTACATCCCTGCTTGGATTTCAGAAGTTATCCTCTGCAACAGCAACAAATTTGAATACCATTTTGAAACAAAGGGACAGAAGAAGGCCAGAATGAAGGAAAGGATTTTTGTAAACCGCATCCAGCTGAGGTGGCAGCAGCTGCTGACAGCGTGCCTGGATGCTCCCTGCATCAGCACGCCTCACTTGCTCCAGTTAATCCTGGATGACATGGAGCATCCTCTCCCTCTGGAAACCCGACAGAGGCTGCTCCAGCTCTGCTCCATCTACACGCAGACCACACACTCGGAGTTTGAGGCTCCTCCGCAGTCCAAACATCAGCCCATATACACTCTGGAGAGTTTGCATGAGAAGCTGCAGCATTCAAAGCGCCGCAGCCATCCTCGGCATTCCACGGGGGAGTCTGAGATGAGCGAGTCCTCCCAGCCAGATGTTCAGGTTGAAAAAGCTAGGTTGCTCAGAGGTTCTCCGTGGCAGATATGCACTGATAAAGTCTGGTGGAAGAACTATCCTCTTGGTAAAGTCCCGGGGCAGTCTGATGACCCTTCATGCCTCATGGTGGAAAACTACTCAACAATGACTGTCTTTGACCAGCCGGTGGACTTGGAGAGCAGCGCAACACACAACGTCCCAGGAGCCTCGGCACCTGTGAGAACGTCCGAAGGTCTTCTTTGGAACCACGGTGATGTTAACAAGCTGAAATCTGGACTGCAACTTTTTTGA
- the crebzf gene encoding CREB/ATF bZIP transcription factor isoform X1 yields the protein MITRRRGRSMNSTEVRSLEVEVETDKDLPCISEGFPADDIDTAGIELEDLFGIEDLKWTLERDPASPLFDLELADLGVCSAKDQDSGNEASTASSPERRSSDLKIRNRENQSGHVSNKNAIAARLNRLKKKEYVNSLEKKVGILSTENNMLKQENSQLTKRVDELEDETRYLRAVLANESMLGQLLSRLSGVNGMKLSSSLFQGPDSNDHDYALPRKRVKVEEKETSGGVCLHVDKNHVSVEFCTKCAESASTSLKIFF from the exons ATGATCACCAGAAGAAGAGGCCGCTCCATGAACAGCACAGAGGTGCGTTCTCTGGAGGTTGAAGTGGAAACTGACAAAGATCTCCCATGTATTTCTGAGGGGTTTCCGGCCGACGACATTGACACAGCTGGAATAGAGCTAGAGGACCTTTTTGGAATCGAAGACTTAAAATGGACACTTGAAAGAGATCCTGCCTCCCCGCTCTTCGATCTTGAGTTGGCTGATCTTGGTGTGTGCAGTGCCAAGGATCAAGATTCAGGGAACGAAGCTTCGACAGCCTCCTCTCCAGAGAGACGGTCGTCTGACTTGAAGATCaggaacagagaaaaccagTCGGGCCACGTGAGCAACAAAAATGCCATTGCTGCCAGATTGAATCGTCTCAAGAAGAAAGAATATGTTAACAGCTTGGAGAAGAAAGTTGGCATCCTGtcaacagaaaacaacatgctCAAACAGGAAAACTCTCAGCTGACGAAGAGAGTGGACGAGTTGGAAGATGAGACCAGGTACCTGAGAGCTGTGCTGGCCAATGAGAGCATGTTAGGCCAGCTCTTGTCCAGGTTGAGCGGTGTGAATGGGATGAAATTATCTTCCTCGCTTTTCCAGGGCCCCGACTCCAACGACCACGACTACGCCTTACCCAGGAAGCGTGTGAAAgtggaggagaaagagacaTCTGGTGGCGTGTGTCTGCATGTGGACAAGAACCACGTCTCAGTGGAGTTCTGCACCAAGTGTGCAGAGAGTGCAAGCACATCACTCAAAAT TTTCTTCTAG
- the crebzf gene encoding CREB/ATF bZIP transcription factor isoform X2 produces the protein MITRRRGRSMNSTEVRSLEVEVETDKDLPCISEGFPADDIDTAGIELEDLFGIEDLKWTLERDPASPLFDLELADLGVCSAKDQDSGNEASTASSPERRSSDLKIRNRENQSGHVSNKNAIAARLNRLKKKEYVNSLEKKVGILSTENNMLKQENSQLTKRVDELEDETRAPTPTTTTTPYPGSV, from the exons ATGATCACCAGAAGAAGAGGCCGCTCCATGAACAGCACAGAGGTGCGTTCTCTGGAGGTTGAAGTGGAAACTGACAAAGATCTCCCATGTATTTCTGAGGGGTTTCCGGCCGACGACATTGACACAGCTGGAATAGAGCTAGAGGACCTTTTTGGAATCGAAGACTTAAAATGGACACTTGAAAGAGATCCTGCCTCCCCGCTCTTCGATCTTGAGTTGGCTGATCTTGGTGTGTGCAGTGCCAAGGATCAAGATTCAGGGAACGAAGCTTCGACAGCCTCCTCTCCAGAGAGACGGTCGTCTGACTTGAAGATCaggaacagagaaaaccagTCGGGCCACGTGAGCAACAAAAATGCCATTGCTGCCAGATTGAATCGTCTCAAGAAGAAAGAATATGTTAACAGCTTGGAGAAGAAAGTTGGCATCCTGtcaacagaaaacaacatgctCAAACAGGAAAACTCTCAGCTGACGAAGAGAGTGGACGAGTTGGAAGATGAGACCAG GGCCCCGACTCCAACGACCACGACTACGCCTTACCCAGGAAGCGTGTGA